Genomic DNA from Prunus persica cultivar Lovell chromosome G1, Prunus_persica_NCBIv2, whole genome shotgun sequence:
CCCAAATAGACCAAGATCCGACCCATTTAGGAATAATCCGTTCCGCCCAATCGCCTACTACCCTCTCAAACCTTTCACTTTCAGAAACCCTAAAAACCGCATAGCGCTCCCatttcaaatttgaacttCAAATACCATCTCTGTTGACTGTTGAGTTGAGACGCCAAAAAACTTTCCGCCTTTGCATACATGTTCCAGTTCTTACCTTTCACAAAAGGCAAAGCTACGACAATGGGTGGGGCTCCCAGCCGCGAAGATCCTCAGCTTTCAGATTCTGACGAAGAGCAGAGTGAAGAGGAAGAGATCTACGAGGACGTAGAAGAAAGTGTCGAGGAAAAGCGTCGGAGATCGGCGGAGCGTGGGCCCAAAACCCCGTCGTCGGTGGACGAAGTAGACGCCATGCTCAAGGCTTTGAAGCTCAAGTACAACCCAAATGTCAAAAATCCGGTCAAGCTCTACCATTTTGTTGCTGGAGACACCCCTCAAGCCAAAGGAAAGTGGGTAACCTCCGAAAAGCTCACTTCTTACTCTTTTAGAAAGACCTCTCGAATGGAAATTGATAATGACGAAGATGGTGAGGAAGAAGACGAATCTGATGAGGAAGGCGGGGATTcctggtggattttgagtgttGGTGACCCTGACAAGATTCGGGCAAAAGTTAAGGTCTCGGACGAAATGCAGTTGAATGGAGATCAACGTCGTGTTGATTTTATTGCCTGCGCACCAACGCGAGGTGTGTGGGCAATGAAGTTTTATACTGATGAGGACTATAGGGCGTTTGTTGCAAAGTACAAAGATTGTTTGTTCGAGAACACGTATAGGTATGAGGCCACAGATGAGAACAGGGTTAAGGTTTATGGGAAAGATTTTCTTGGGTGGGCAAAGCCGGAAGTGGCTGATGATTCGGTGTGGGAAGATGCAGATGATAGTTTATCGAAGAGCCCAGGCTCCGCAACACCATTGAGAGCAAATGAAGACTTGAGAGAGGAGTTTGAGGAGGCTTCCAATGGTGGTATACAGAGCTTGGCATTGGGTGCATTGGACAATAGTTTCTTGGTGGGGGAGTCTGGCATTCAGGTTGTTAAGAATTTTAGTCATGGAATTCAGGGGAAAGGTGTTTATGTCAATTTTGATGATGGAGGTTATAGAGGTGGTTCGAGTTTGGCACGGTCGACACCTAGGAAAGCTCTGCTAATGAAGGCCGAGACCAACATGCTCCTTATGAGTCCTATGAATGAAGGGAAG
This window encodes:
- the LOC18788937 gene encoding protein CYPRO4, translating into MFQFLPFTKGKATTMGGAPSREDPQLSDSDEEQSEEEEIYEDVEESVEEKRRRSAERGPKTPSSVDEVDAMLKALKLKYNPNVKNPVKLYHFVAGDTPQAKGKWVTSEKLTSYSFRKTSRMEIDNDEDGEEEDESDEEGGDSWWILSVGDPDKIRAKVKVSDEMQLNGDQRRVDFIACAPTRGVWAMKFYTDEDYRAFVAKYKDCLFENTYRYEATDENRVKVYGKDFLGWAKPEVADDSVWEDADDSLSKSPGSATPLRANEDLREEFEEASNGGIQSLALGALDNSFLVGESGIQVVKNFSHGIQGKGVYVNFDDGGYRGGSSLARSTPRKALLMKAETNMLLMSPMNEGKPHTTGLHQFDIETGKVVTEWKFGKDGTDVTMRDITNDSKGAQLDPSGSTFLGLDDNRLCRWDMRDRKGMVQDLAAASGPVLNWNQGHQFSRGTNFQCFASTGDGSIAVGSLDGKIRLYSNSSMRQAKTAFPGLGSPITHVDVTFDGKWILGTTDTYLILICTIFTDKDGKTKTGFGGRMGNRISAPRLLKLSAVDSHLAGVNNKFRNAQFSWVTENGKQERHLVATVGKFSVIWNFQQVKDGSHECYRHQEGLKSCYCYKIVLKDDSIVDSRFMHDKFAVTDSPEAPLVIATPMKVSSFSISSRRLFSET